Within Paenibacillus albicereus, the genomic segment CCGTCCGCTGGAGCTGCTGAAGGCTCATCTGCGGGCGTACCGCAGTCCGGAGCTTCCGGGCATCCCTTCGTTCAGCGGGGGCGCCGTCGGCTTCTTCGGCTACGATCTGCTGCAATACTACGAGAGCTTGCCGAAGCATCGCCATGACGATCTGCAGATGAACGACCTTCAGTTCATGTTTTGCGACTCGATGATCGTGTTCGACCACTTCAAGCAGCAGATCGGCGTCATCGGCAACGTGCATGTGCCGGACGCCGCGACCGACCGCGAGATCGAGCAGGCATACGAGGCGACGGTGGAGCGGATCGAGCGCACGCTCGAGAAGCTGCGCCAGCCGGTGCCGCTGCTGACGACGGCGGGCGATCCGCTGCCGGACGATCCGGAGCTCGGCGACATCCGCTCCAACCTGACCCGAGACCAGTTCATCGCCAACGTCAATTCGGCCAAGGAGTTCATCCGCGCCGGAGACATCTTCCAGGTCGTGCTGTCGCAGCGGTTCCACATCGAGACGGATGTCGATCCCCTCCACGTGTATCGGATCTTGAGGACGCTCAACCCGTCTCCTTATATGTACTATCTGAAAATGGACGACGAGGTCATCGTAGGCACCTCCCCCGAGGCCTTGGTCAAGGTGTCCGACGGCAAGGTCGAGACGAGGCCGATCGCCGGGACGAGGCCGCGCGGCCGCACCGAGGAAGAGGACCGCGAGCTCGAGGCGGACCTGCTCGCGGACGAGAAGGAGCGCGCCGAGCATCTGATGCTCGTCGACCTCGGCCGCAACGACATCGGCCGGGTAGCCGAGTTCGGCAGCGTCCGCTGCGATTCGTTCATGGAGATCGAGCGCTACTCCCATGTCATGCACATCGTCTCCAACGTGACAGGCGCGATGCGCGAGGACAAGGATTTCTTCGACGCCTTCATCAGCTGCCTGCCGGCCGGCACCGTGTCGGGCGCGCCGAAGCTGCGGGCGATGGAGATCATCGCGGAGCTCGAGACGGAGGCGAGAGGGGCTTACGCCGGCGCGATCGGCTACTTCGGCTTCAGCGGACGCAGCATGGATACCTGCATCACGATCCGCACGATTATCTTCAAGAACGGCAAAGCCTACGTGCAGGCGGGCGCAGGCGTCGTATGGGATTCCGTCCCGGACAAGGAATACGAGGAGACGGTCAACAAGGCCAAGGGCATGCTGAAGGCCATCCGCACGGCCGAAGCGGCTTTTCCGCGGCGCGCCCGCGAGGCCGTTACGGCTGCGATCAACAGCGACTATTTCGTACCGGCAGGAAAGGAGGAGCGGGCATGATGGAAGCGATTCGCACGACGACGATGCAGGGAGCGCTCGACAAGCTGATCGGAGGAGGCCATCTGACGCGCGCGGAAGCGGGCGACGTCATGCGCCTCATCATGGACGGAGCGGCGACGCCGGCTCAGATCGCCGGCGTGGCGACGGCGCTGCGGATGAAGGGCGAGACGATCGACGAGATCAGCGGCTTCGCCGAGACGATGCGCGGCTTTTCCCGGCGCGTGGAAACGGTGCAGGAGGGGCTGCTCGACACCTGCGGCACGGGAGGCTCGGGCATCCACAAATTCAACATCTCCACGGCGTCCTCCATCATCGCCGCCGCCTCCGGCGTGCGGGTCGCCAAGCACGGCAACCGCGCGATGAGCGGCAAGGCCGGCAGCGCGGACGTGCTCGAGGCGCTCGGCGTGTCGATCTCGCTGGATGAGCGCCAGGCGGCGGCATGCTTGCAGGAGATCGGCATTTGCTTCATGTTCGCCCAGCTCTACCATCCTTCTCTCCGCCATGCGGCGGCTCCTCGCCGGGAGCTCGGCGTGCGCACCATCTTCAACATGCTCGGACCGCTCGCGAATCCGGCCGGAGCCGACCGGCAGCTGCTCGGCCTGTACGACCGCGCGCGCACCGAGACGGTGGCGAGCGTCCTTCATACGCTCGGACTCAAGCGGGCGCTCGTCGTCTCCAGCCATGACGGCCTCGACGAGATCAGCATCAGCGCGGCGACGACCGTGTCGGAGCTCGGCGAGGACGGACAGGTGCGCACATACGATTTGACGCCGGAGGAGATGGGCATCCGGCGGCAGCCGCTGTCGGCGATCCAGGGCGGCTCGCCGGAGGACAATGCGGCCATCATCCGCCGCATCTTCGCCGGGACGGAGGACGGGGCCTATCGCGACATCGTGCTGCTCAATGCCGGCGCCTGCATCTATACCGCAGGCGCAGCCTTGACGCTTCAAGGCGGCGTCGAAGCCGCCCGTCATGCCGTCGACAGCGGCGCCGCGGGCGCCAAGCTGGAGCAATTGATCCAAAAGACAGGAGAGCTGTCCCATGTTTCTTGACCGAATCGTCCATACGAAAAAAAGCGAGGTCGAGGCGCTTGCGAGCCGCTTCAGCCTGTCCGCTTACGAAAGAGAAATTTCCGGCATGGAGCCGTGCCGCGGATTCGTCGGCGCCGTCACCGAGCGCCGACGGCGCGAAGTCGGCCTGATCGCGGAGGTGAAGAAGGCCTCCCCTTCAAAAGGGCTGATCCGTCCGGATTTTCATCCGGTCGACCTCGCCCGGACGTACGAGCAGGCCGGAGCGGACTGCATCTCGGTGCTGACCGACCGCGAATATTTCCAGGGAGCGCCGGAATTCTTGACTGCGATCCGCGAGGCGGCAAGCGTGCCGCTGCTGCGCAAGGACTTTCTCGTCGACTATCGTCAGGTCTACGAGGCGCGCGTCATCGGAGCGGACGCCGTGCTGCTCATCGCAGCGATTCTCGACCGCGCCAGGCTCAAGGAGCTGCATGAGATCGCCGAGGCGCTCGGCATGGACGTGCTCGTCGAGGTGCATGACGAGCGCGAGCTGGACGGAGTGCTGGACGCGGGCATCGCCAAGCTGATCGGCATCAACAACCGCAATCTGCATACGTTCGAGACGAGCCTGGAGACGACGGAGCGGCTGATGCGGATGGTGCCGGCCGGTACGCCGGTCATCAGCGAAAGCTCGATCTCCTCTCCGGCCGACGTCGCCTACGTCCGCGCGGCGGGCGCGGCCGGGGTGCTCGTCGGCGAGCATTTCATGCGCCAGCCGGAGCCGGGAGAGGCGGTCGAGCAGCTGCTCGGTCCGGTGTCCGTCCGATGAGCGGCCATGCGCAACGCGGTCCAGGAGCCGGTGCCGGCTCGCAGGATAGGCTGACCGGCACGTCGGCTCCGCTGCTCAAGATTTGCGGCGTGCGGGACGAGGCCACGGCCAGGCTGCTCGGGCAGCTGCCGGTCGATTACGCCGGCTTCGTATTCGCGCCGAGCCGGCGCCAGGTCGCTCCGGCGGAGGCGGCCCGGCTCATTGCCGCGATGAAGGCGGCGGCTCAGGAGGCGGGCCGTCCCGCGCCGCTGGCTGCCGGGGTGTTCGTGGACCTGCCGGCAGCGGAGCTGGCGGCGGCGGCGGCCGAGGGCGGACTCGACCTCGTGCAGCTGCACGGATCGGAAAGCCCGGAGGATTGCCGCGCGGCGGCGGTGGCGACCGGACTCCCCGTCTGGAAGGCGCTGCACGCGGGCCGCGCGGCGGACGGACCGGCAGCTCCGGACGCCGAAGTCGCACGCTATGCGGCCGCCGGCGTCGCCGGGCTGCTGCTCGATACGGCGGGCGGAGGCACCGGCCGCACGTTCGACTGGGAGATGATTCCCGGCTACAAGGCTGCGGCGGCGGCAGCGGGCCTGCCGCTGCTCGCCGCAGGCGGCCTGCATCCGGACAACGTGCGGGAGCTGATCGACGGCTATTCGCCGGACGGGATTGACGTTTCGAGCGGAGTGGAGCACGATGGACAGAAGTCGCCGGAACGGATCCGGTCATTTACGGAAAGGGTGAAGCAGCGATGAATCAGGTTCCAGACGAGAACGGACGCTTCGGCAAGTTCGGGGGGCGGTATGTGCCCGAGACGCTGATGAACGCGCTCTTCGAGCTGGAGGAGGCTTACAAGCGCTACTCCAAGGACGCCGACTTCCAGGAGGAGGTGCGTTACCTGCTCCATAAATATTCGGGAAGGCCGACGTCGCTGTACTACGCGGAGCGCCTGACGAGCCATCTCGGCGGCGCCAAGATCCTGCTCAAGCGAGAGGATCTCAACCATACCGGCGCCCACAAGATCAACAATACGATCGGCCAAGGCGTGCTGGCCAAGCGCATGGGCAAGAAGAAGATCATCGCCGAAACGGGAGCGGGCCAGCACGGTGTCGCCTCGGCGACGATCGCCGCGCTGCTCGGCCTCGAGTGCAAGGTGTTCATGGGCGAGGAGGATACGAAGCGACAGCAGCTCAACGTGTTCCGCATGCAGCTGCTCGGCGCCGAGGTCGTGCCGGTCCTGTCGGGCACGCGCACGCTCAAGGACGCCTGTAACGAGACGCTCCGCTACTGGGTGAGCCATGTCGACGATACCTACTACATCCTCGGCTCCGTCACCGGTCCGCATCCGTATCCGATGATGGTGCGCGACTTCCAGCGCATCATCGGCGACGAGGCCCGCGAGCAGGTGCTTCGGGACGAAGGGCGGCTGCCGGACTACGTCGTCGCGGCGGTCGGAGGCGGCAGCAACGCGATGGGCATCTTCTATCCGTTCGTCGGCGACGAATCGGTCAAGCTGGTCGGCGTCGAGGCGGCGGGAAGAGGCGTCGACACGGACGAGCATGCGGCGACGATGACGCTCGGCCGCCATGGCGTCTTCCAGGGCTCGATGAGCTATGTGCTGCAGGACGACAGCGGCCAGGTGCTGCCGGCCCACTCGATCTCCGCTGGCCTCGATTATCCGGGCGTCGGACCGGAGCACTCCTATCTCAGGGACTCCGGCCGGGCGGAATACGTCCCGATCACGGATGCGGAGGCGCTCGAGGCGCTGCAGCTGCTCAGCCGCACGGAAGGCATCATCCCGGCGCTGGAATCGGCTCATGCGATCGCGCAGGTGATGAAGCTTGCCCCGACGCTGCCGAAAGACAAGACGATCGTCGTCTCGCTGTCGGGCCGCGGCGACAAGGACGTCGAGGCAATCATGGGATATTTGGGGGTGAAGCCGCATGAATCGCATTGACGAGACGTTCGCGGCGCTGAAGGCCGAGGGCCGCGCGGCCCTCATTCCGTTCGTCACCACGGGCGATCCGAGCCTGGACGCGACGGTCGACATCGTCCTGGAGCTGGAGCGCAGCGGCGCCGACATGGTCGAGCTCGGCGTTCCTTACTCCGACCCGCTGGCCGACGGTCCCGTCATCCAGCAGGCATCGGAGCGTGCGCTGCGCG encodes:
- the trpE gene encoding anthranilate synthase component I — translated: MNRELQSVLRLAGRYNLIPIARYLLADTETPIRLFQHFAGEKRAFLLESVEGGAKWARHSFIGMDPFMMLYGKNGRMVLEKRGERIELDESRPLELLKAHLRAYRSPELPGIPSFSGGAVGFFGYDLLQYYESLPKHRHDDLQMNDLQFMFCDSMIVFDHFKQQIGVIGNVHVPDAATDREIEQAYEATVERIERTLEKLRQPVPLLTTAGDPLPDDPELGDIRSNLTRDQFIANVNSAKEFIRAGDIFQVVLSQRFHIETDVDPLHVYRILRTLNPSPYMYYLKMDDEVIVGTSPEALVKVSDGKVETRPIAGTRPRGRTEEEDRELEADLLADEKERAEHLMLVDLGRNDIGRVAEFGSVRCDSFMEIERYSHVMHIVSNVTGAMREDKDFFDAFISCLPAGTVSGAPKLRAMEIIAELETEARGAYAGAIGYFGFSGRSMDTCITIRTIIFKNGKAYVQAGAGVVWDSVPDKEYEETVNKAKGMLKAIRTAEAAFPRRAREAVTAAINSDYFVPAGKEERA
- the trpD gene encoding anthranilate phosphoribosyltransferase; translation: MMEAIRTTTMQGALDKLIGGGHLTRAEAGDVMRLIMDGAATPAQIAGVATALRMKGETIDEISGFAETMRGFSRRVETVQEGLLDTCGTGGSGIHKFNISTASSIIAAASGVRVAKHGNRAMSGKAGSADVLEALGVSISLDERQAAACLQEIGICFMFAQLYHPSLRHAAAPRRELGVRTIFNMLGPLANPAGADRQLLGLYDRARTETVASVLHTLGLKRALVVSSHDGLDEISISAATTVSELGEDGQVRTYDLTPEEMGIRRQPLSAIQGGSPEDNAAIIRRIFAGTEDGAYRDIVLLNAGACIYTAGAALTLQGGVEAARHAVDSGAAGAKLEQLIQKTGELSHVS
- the trpC gene encoding indole-3-glycerol phosphate synthase TrpC codes for the protein MFLDRIVHTKKSEVEALASRFSLSAYEREISGMEPCRGFVGAVTERRRREVGLIAEVKKASPSKGLIRPDFHPVDLARTYEQAGADCISVLTDREYFQGAPEFLTAIREAASVPLLRKDFLVDYRQVYEARVIGADAVLLIAAILDRARLKELHEIAEALGMDVLVEVHDERELDGVLDAGIAKLIGINNRNLHTFETSLETTERLMRMVPAGTPVISESSISSPADVAYVRAAGAAGVLVGEHFMRQPEPGEAVEQLLGPVSVR
- a CDS encoding phosphoribosylanthranilate isomerase — translated: MSGHAQRGPGAGAGSQDRLTGTSAPLLKICGVRDEATARLLGQLPVDYAGFVFAPSRRQVAPAEAARLIAAMKAAAQEAGRPAPLAAGVFVDLPAAELAAAAAEGGLDLVQLHGSESPEDCRAAAVATGLPVWKALHAGRAADGPAAPDAEVARYAAAGVAGLLLDTAGGGTGRTFDWEMIPGYKAAAAAAGLPLLAAGGLHPDNVRELIDGYSPDGIDVSSGVEHDGQKSPERIRSFTERVKQR
- the trpB gene encoding tryptophan synthase subunit beta, whose amino-acid sequence is MNQVPDENGRFGKFGGRYVPETLMNALFELEEAYKRYSKDADFQEEVRYLLHKYSGRPTSLYYAERLTSHLGGAKILLKREDLNHTGAHKINNTIGQGVLAKRMGKKKIIAETGAGQHGVASATIAALLGLECKVFMGEEDTKRQQLNVFRMQLLGAEVVPVLSGTRTLKDACNETLRYWVSHVDDTYYILGSVTGPHPYPMMVRDFQRIIGDEAREQVLRDEGRLPDYVVAAVGGGSNAMGIFYPFVGDESVKLVGVEAAGRGVDTDEHAATMTLGRHGVFQGSMSYVLQDDSGQVLPAHSISAGLDYPGVGPEHSYLRDSGRAEYVPITDAEALEALQLLSRTEGIIPALESAHAIAQVMKLAPTLPKDKTIVVSLSGRGDKDVEAIMGYLGVKPHESH